The following proteins are co-located in the Acinetobacter shaoyimingii genome:
- a CDS encoding efflux RND transporter periplasmic adaptor subunit, producing the protein MPSLQQRVFGPFYTVKITTLCLTFSLFGCHQQEQQSTAPSTKTQPIELIQKDIIPVQTGAVRNKVSFSGTIRAVNQSSVQALVSATAIHVNVQVGQSVAKNQVLVELNNQDNASRLAQTQANLATAQAQAQQALNMVQRKKRLLDQGFISKVEYEQAQVEHKAQLENVKAQQANVNIATKANQDGVIRSPIQGVITKRQVEPGQTVAAGQTLFDVVDPTKLEIQAKLPAEQQAVLRVGNNIEYTIQGNPQKLSATIVRVSPIADLSSRQIEFFATPNSTINSLSIGTFVEGNILSTNQIQGQIVPLDLIQDLQSKPYLWVIRDKKVLQVFVKVLEQQLNDNTAVVEGLLPQDLISRIKFTNSDLNKPVHISAQ; encoded by the coding sequence ATGCCATCATTACAACAAAGAGTATTTGGTCCATTTTATACTGTCAAAATTACAACACTCTGTCTAACCTTTTCGTTATTTGGGTGCCATCAACAAGAACAACAAAGTACGGCACCCAGCACTAAAACCCAACCTATTGAATTGATTCAAAAGGATATTATTCCAGTTCAAACAGGTGCAGTTCGCAATAAAGTTTCCTTTTCAGGCACGATTCGTGCAGTAAACCAAAGCTCTGTTCAAGCACTTGTATCCGCCACCGCTATACATGTCAATGTACAAGTCGGTCAGTCCGTTGCTAAAAATCAAGTGCTGGTTGAGCTCAATAATCAAGACAATGCATCCCGTTTGGCACAAACCCAAGCCAATTTAGCCACTGCTCAAGCGCAAGCGCAACAGGCACTCAATATGGTTCAACGTAAGAAACGATTACTCGACCAAGGCTTTATCTCAAAAGTTGAGTATGAGCAAGCTCAAGTTGAACACAAAGCCCAACTTGAAAATGTTAAAGCGCAACAAGCCAATGTCAACATCGCAACTAAAGCCAATCAAGATGGCGTAATTCGTAGCCCAATTCAGGGAGTAATTACTAAACGTCAAGTTGAACCCGGTCAAACGGTTGCAGCAGGTCAAACGTTATTTGATGTTGTCGATCCAACAAAACTTGAAATTCAAGCAAAACTTCCTGCAGAACAGCAAGCCGTTTTACGTGTGGGCAATAATATTGAATACACCATTCAAGGTAACCCACAAAAATTATCAGCAACCATCGTACGTGTATCCCCTATCGCGGATTTGAGCAGCCGTCAAATTGAATTCTTTGCAACCCCAAATAGCACAATCAATTCACTAAGTATTGGAACCTTTGTTGAAGGCAATATTTTAAGTACCAATCAAATCCAAGGACAAATTGTACCTCTTGATTTAATTCAAGATTTACAAAGTAAACCATATCTTTGGGTGATTCGTGACAAAAAAGTGCTTCAGGTGTTTGTAAAGGTTCTAGAACAACAATTAAATGACAATACTGCTGTGGTTGAAGGCTTACTCCCTCAAGATTTAATTAGTCGGATTAAATTCACCAATAGCGATCTCAACAAACCTGTCCATATCAGTGCTCAGTAA